GCGTGCGGGGCGCTGCTGCGCGACCCCGAGCGCCGTGCGCGCCTGGGCGCGGCCGCCCGCGCACGCGCGCTGGAACTGTTCACCGTCGAGCGGAACGTCGAGGCGTTTCACAGCATTTACCTGGAGATCGTCTCCCAGAGCCCGGTCCGCCAGGTGGTCCTCGACGACGCAGGCGACCCCAGGCCGTTCGCCGTCCCCGCCGAGGCCCGACTGCTGGGCCTGTGGACCGGTCTGGAAACACGCGTCACGGCCCGGCGCGGCCCGGGCTGGGCGGCGGGACCTCCGGTACGGGGGACGGCGGCGGGGCGGGGGACCGGGCCCGGGCTGGGGACGACGCCGGTACGTGGGACGACGCCGGTACGTGGGACGGCGCCTGTCGCCGCGACTGAGGGGGCGCGATGAACGAACTCGGCGAATTCACCACAGGCACCCCAGGCACCCCAGACACCGCACCGCCGCCCCGCAGGCCCGCCGCAGCGGCCGCACCCCGCCGCGGCGCCGTGGATCCGGTGAAGACCCTGATGCACCGCCACCGTGACCTGTGCGAACGGGCGGTGGACCCGCTGGAGATCGCGGCGGGTCTGGAGGCCCACGGCGTCACCGACCGCACCGCCGCCCGCTTCAGGCACCGGGACGTCTTCTCCCTCGCGGAGGAGATGTACGCCCGCGTCCCCCGCGACGCCGACCCGCCCCCGCGTCCCGCACCCACCGCTGCCCCGCCGTCCCGCCGGGACTGGGCGCTGCTCGCGCTGCTGCCGGGCGTCCTGTGCGCCGCGACGGTGGCCGGTCTGCGTCTCACCCACGGGACGACGACTCCCCTCGTCGTCGCCGGCGGCATCCTCGCCGTGACCCTGGCCCTGCGCGCGGCATTCCGCCGAGGCCCGCTGAGCCCGCACCGCGGCGCCCACCCCGGCCCGCACCGCACCGGCGCCTGGACCTGCTGGCTGCTCGTCTACGCGGCCCTCGGCGACAGCCTCCTGCGCACCGCCGTCGGCGGCGGCCCCGACGGCCTGCCCGACGGGACGCCGGACGGCGTCTGGCCCGTCGCCACCGCCCCGCTGCTCACCCTCGCCCTGGCCTGCGCGCCCGCCGCCTGGTGCGCCCGCCTTCTCGCCGTACGCGCCCGCCGCCGCCTGAACACCAGCCGTGGCCTGGAGGAGTTCGCCGCCTCTGTGCAACCGTTGCTGCTCGGCACGTGCGCCCTGTTCCTGTGCGCGCTCACGACTCTGGCCACCCTTTGCGCCCTGGCCGTGGGGGAGCCCGCCGTCTACGCCCACACACTCACCCTGGGCGCGCTGCTCTTCCTCGCCCGCCTCCTCACCGTGCACGGCTTCACCCACGTACCCGCGGTCGCCATCGGGGCCGCCGGGGCCGCCGAGGCGCTCGCCCCGGCCACGGTCTTCGCGGGCCGCCTCCCCGGCTGCGGCTTCCTGGCCGTCCCCGTGGAGAGCCTCATCGTCGCCTGGGGCCCGGCCGGCGTCCCGGCCCTCATCTGCGGAGTCGCCGCCCTGACCCTCCTGATCCACGCGACCCGCACCCTGACCAGGGCTTCGGCCCACGCCATCCCGGACCAGCCGTGCTGACCCGCAACGGCAGCCGCAGCCGCGACGGCAAGGGCAACCGCAGCCACAACGGCAACCACAACCGGAGCCGGAGCAGCGCCCAGCGCCCAGCCGCGCCCGAACCCAGCCGCTCCGACGCGACGGCCCCAGCCGTGCCGCCGCCGAGCTGCCCCCGCCCCACGGCCCCGGCCGCGCTGCCCTCCAGCGGCTCCCGCCCGACCGCCCCGGCCGCGCCGCTGCGCCGCCGTCTGCGCCCGACCGGCTCGGCCGCGTCGCGGGGTCGCCGTTCCCGCGCGGGTCGTCAGCCGTCCGCCTCCCGACCACCGCACGCAGCGCCACCCCCGCCGTGTTCCGACCGCACGACGTATGCGCTCCTCCCTCTCACCGCAGGCAACCGCACCACTCTTGAAGGAGAGACCAGATGACCACCTCCCGATCCGGAGCGACCGGAGCCACCGGGGCACCCGCGGTCGCAGGAGCCCCCGCGGTCACCGGAGCAGCCGAAGCGTGCGCAGCAGCCGAGGCGTGCGCGGCCGTCGGAGTGCCTGAAGGGCCCGGCGCCGTCGGAGTGCCCGAAACGCACACTCGGGGAGGCGCGCGATGAGGGTCCTGCTGATCGGAGCCAACGGCTACCTCGGCCGCTTCGTCGCCGACCGTCTGCTCGCCGACCCGGCCGTCCAGCTCACCGCGCTCGGCCGCGGCGACGACGCCGACGTCCGCTTCGACCTCGCGACCGGCAGCCCCGGCGCGCTCACCCGCTTCCTCGACGCGGTCCACCCCCAGGTCGTCGTCAACTGCGCGGGCTCCACCCGCGGCGGCGCCCGCGAACTCACCCGGCACAACACCGTCGCCGTCGCCACCGTCTGCGAGGCCCTGCGCCGCAGCGGGTGCGGAGCGCGGCTGGTGCAGATCGGCTGCGGCGCCGAGTACGGCCCGAGCCAGCCCGGCTCCTCTACCGCCGAGGACGCCGTGCCACGCCCGGGCGGCCCGTACGGCGTCAGCAAACTCGCCGCCACCGAACTGGTCCTGGGATCCGGTCTGGACGCCGTGGTCCTGCGCGTCTTCTCGCCCGCGGGCCCCGGCACCCCCGCCGGCTCCCCGCTCGGCCGCCTCGCGGAGGCCATGCGCCGCGCCATGCAGTCCGGCGACGGCGAGCTCAAGCTCGCCGGTCTGGGCGCCCAGCGCGACTTCATCGACGTCCGCGACGTGGCCCGCGCGGTGCACGCCGCCTCGCTCTCCGCCGCACAGGGCGTCATCAACATCGGCTCGGGGCGTGCCGTCCGCCTGCGCGACGCCGCCTCCGTCCTCGCGCGCGTGGCCGGATACGGCGGCTCCCTCCACGAACTCGACGCCCCGCCCGGCGGCCACCTCAGGTCGGCCATCGGCCACCCCCGCCCTGACTCCGACCATGCCGCGCCGGTCGCGTACCCGTACCCGGACGGCTGCGGCAGCTGGCAGCAGGCCGATGTGCGCACCGCCCGCGACCGGCTCGGCTGGCGGCCCCGGATCAACCTCGAGGAGTCGCTCGCCGACATCTGGATGGAGGCGGCATGTCGTATCTGACCGGCTCCCCGGCGGGCGCCGCGAGCGCCGGCACCACCGACGTCCGCGTCGGCCTCGGCGTCCCCGGCCTCGCCCACCCCCTCCTCGCACCGACCGAATGGGGCGAACTCGCCCGCCCCGGCACACCCTTGCACTGGGTCGTCCTCGATGTCGCCGACGGTCCCGGCGTCCGCCCCGACCCGCACTGTCTGGAGGCCGCCGGCCGACTGCGCAACGCCGGCGTCCGCGTCCTCGGCCGGCTCGACACCCGCCACGGCGCCCGCGCCTTCGCCGAGACGCTCTCCGACGCCCAGCGGTACCTCGACTGGTACCAGGTCGACGGCTTCCTTCTGGCCCGCTGCCCGACCGACCGCGCCGCGCTCCCCGAGATCCGCCGTACGGTCACCACGCTCGGCACGCTCCGGGACTCGCCCCACCTCGTGCTCGGCCACGGCGCCCACCCCCACCCCGGCTACGCCGAGATCGCCGACCAGTTGGTCACCTTCTCCGGCTCCTGGAGCGACTACCGCTGGTCGCAGGTGGCGGAGTGGACCGCGGACCATCCGCCCGAGCGCTTCTGCCACTTCGTGCACGGCGTGCCCCGGGTCCATCTCGACGAGGCGCTGCGCATCGCCCGCTGGCAGGGCGCGGCGACGATCTGGTTCACCGACCGGGGTGATCGCGGCGGTCGGGCCGACCCCTGGGAGACCATGCCCGGCCACTGGGACGCGATCGTCTCGCGGATCGGAACGGGTGTCTCGGAATGAAGAAGGGCGTGGCAGTGTTACAGGCAGAACAACTGTAGTGATTGACCGACCAACGGAGTCCCCGTGTCGCTGCCACCCCTGGTCGAGCCAGCCTCTGAGCTCACCGTAGACGAGGTCCGCAGGTACTCCCGCCACCTGATCATCCCCGACGTCGGGATGGACGGGCAGAAGCGGCTGAAGAACGCCAAGGTGCTCTGTGTGGGCGCCGGCGGCCTGGGCTCGCCGGCGCTGATGTACCTGGCCGCCGCGGGCGTGGGCACGCTCGGCATCGTGGAGTTCGACGAGGTCGACGAGTCGAACCTGCAGCGCCAGATCATCCACAGCCAGGCCGACATCGGCCGCTCCAAGGCCGAGTCCGCGCGCGACTCCGTCCTCGGCATCAACCCGTACGTCAAGGTGGTCCTTCACGAAGAGCGGCTCGAGGCCGAGAACGTGATGGACATCTTCAGCCAGTACGACCTGATCGTCGACGGCACGGACAACTTCGCGACCCGCTACCTGGTCAACGACGCGGCCGTTCTGCTCAACAAGCCGTACGTGTGGGGCTCGATCTACCGCTTCGACGGCCAGGCCTCCGTGTTCTGGTCCGAGTACGGCCCCTGCTACCGCTGCCTCTACCCGGAGCCGCCGCCGCCGGGCATGGTCCCCTCCTGCGCCGAGGGCGGCGTCCTGGGCGTGCTGTGCGCGTCCATCGGCTCCATCCAGGTCACCGAGGCGATCAAGGTCCTCACCGGCACGGGTGAGTCCCTGGTCGGCCGCCTGATGATCTACGACGCCCTGGAGATGCAGTACCGCCAGGTCAAGATCCGCAAGGACCCGAACTGCGCGGTCTGCGGCGACAACCCGACCGTCACCGAGCTCATCGACTACGAGGCCTTCTGCGGCGTCGTCTCCGAGGAGGCCCAGGCGGCGGCGGCCGGCTCCACGATCACTCCCAAGCAGCTCAAGGAGTGGATCGACGACGGCGAGAACATCGAGATCATCGACGTCCGCGAGCCGAACGAGTACGAGATCGTCTCCATCCCGGGCGCCAAGCTGATCCCCAAGAACGAGTTCCTCCTGGGCACCGCCCTGGAGGGTCTGCCGCAGGACAAGAAGATCGTCCTGCACTGCAAGACGGGTGTCCGCAGTGCGGAAGTCCTCGCGGTCCTGAAGTCCGCGGGCTTCTCGGACGCCGTGCACGTCGGCGGCGGCGTGATCGGCTGGGTCCACCAGATCGAGCCGAGCAAGCCCGTCTACTGAGCAGACCTGCCTGCCTGACCGGCGGGGGTTTCGCGCACCACGAGTGTCCGAAGCCCCCGCCGTCGTCATGAGCAGACAGCGCCGTCCTTCGGCACGGTGCCGTTCAGCAGATACGCGTTCACCGCCGAGTCGACGCAGTCGCTCCCGCTCCCGTACGCACCGTGTCCCTCGCCCTTCCAGGTGAGCAGCACTCCGACGCCCTTGCCCAGTTCGTCCGCCATCTTCCGGGCGCCCTCGTAGGGCGTCGCCGGGTCCCCGGTATTGCCGACCAGCAGGATCGGCGCCGCGCCCGCCGCGCTCACCTCCGGTGTGTCGTACTGCCCGGTCACCGGCCAGTCGTGGCACCAGCCGGCCGTGTCCCAGCCGAGGAAGTCGCCGAACACGGGCGAGATCTTCTCGAACTCCGGCAGCAGCTTCTTGGTCTCCTCGGGCGTGGGCCGCTGCTTGTCGTCCAAGCACGATATGACCCGTTGGGAATGGGTCGTCGTGCCGTAGTTCCCCGAGGCGTCCCGCTCGTTGTACGCGTCGGCGAGCGACAGCAGTTCGGAGCCGTCCCCGTTCTGCGCCGACTTCAGGGCGCTGGTCAGACTCGGCCAGCCCTCCTTGCTGTAGAGCGGCAGGACGATGCCGGTCACGGCGAGCGTCTGGGTCAGCTTGCGCCCGTCCGACGTCGGCAGCGGGTCGGCGTCGATCCGGTCCAGGAGGTCCGCGATCTTCTCGCTGCCCTGCTCGGGGTCCTGGCCGGTCGACTTGAGGTAGTCGTCGAGCGCCCGCTGGAATCCCCGCGCCTGGTTCTCGGCGTGGCCCACCGCGTCTGCGGTCGGGTCGACGACCGCGTCGAGGATCAGGCGTCCCACGTTCTTCGGGAACAAGTGGGCGTACACGCCGCCCAGTTCGGTGCCGTAGGAGATGCCGAAGTAGTGCATCTCGGCGTCTCCGAGGACCTGGCGCATCAGATCCATGTCCCGCGCGGTGTCGGTCGTCGAGACATGCGCGATCAGATCACCGGCGGCCTTCTCGCAGCCCTTGCCGAAGTCGGTGGCGTCCTGGAGGTACGCCTGTTCCTCGGCCGGGGTGTCCGGGGTGGAGTCGATGGGCTCGGCGGCCCGGATGTCCTTGTTGGCGCGGCAGCGGATGCCCTCGCTGGCGCCGACCCCGCGCGGGTCCCAGCTCACCAGGTCGTAGCGGTCGCGGAACGAGGACATCGTGGAGCCGAAGGCCGGGAGCGTCGACACGCCCGAGCCGCCGGGGCCGCCGAAGTTGAACAGCAGCGAGCCGATCCGCTTGCCGTCGCCGCCGCGGGCCTTGGCGCGCACCAGGGCGAGATCGATGGTCGTGCCGTCCGGCTTCGACCAGTCCAGCGGCGCCTTGAGCGTCGCGCACTGCCAGTCGCTGCCCGGCGCGGCGGAGTCCGCGGTGGCCTTGCAGCGCCCCCAGTCGAGCTTCTGACCGGTCAGCGAGGCCGGAAGCGCCGCGGTCGTGGCCGAGGAACCGGCCGACGGCTGCGCTCCGGTCGTACTCCCCTTGCCCCCCTTGTCGTCCTTGCCGCCGTCCGACG
This window of the Streptomyces sp. NBC_01275 genome carries:
- a CDS encoding NAD(P)-dependent oxidoreductase, with protein sequence MRVLLIGANGYLGRFVADRLLADPAVQLTALGRGDDADVRFDLATGSPGALTRFLDAVHPQVVVNCAGSTRGGARELTRHNTVAVATVCEALRRSGCGARLVQIGCGAEYGPSQPGSSTAEDAVPRPGGPYGVSKLAATELVLGSGLDAVVLRVFSPAGPGTPAGSPLGRLAEAMRRAMQSGDGELKLAGLGAQRDFIDVRDVARAVHAASLSAAQGVINIGSGRAVRLRDAASVLARVAGYGGSLHELDAPPGGHLRSAIGHPRPDSDHAAPVAYPYPDGCGSWQQADVRTARDRLGWRPRINLEESLADIWMEAACRI
- a CDS encoding spherulation-specific family 4 protein, giving the protein MSYLTGSPAGAASAGTTDVRVGLGVPGLAHPLLAPTEWGELARPGTPLHWVVLDVADGPGVRPDPHCLEAAGRLRNAGVRVLGRLDTRHGARAFAETLSDAQRYLDWYQVDGFLLARCPTDRAALPEIRRTVTTLGTLRDSPHLVLGHGAHPHPGYAEIADQLVTFSGSWSDYRWSQVAEWTADHPPERFCHFVHGVPRVHLDEALRIARWQGAATIWFTDRGDRGGRADPWETMPGHWDAIVSRIGTGVSE
- the moeZ gene encoding adenylyltransferase/sulfurtransferase MoeZ translates to MSLPPLVEPASELTVDEVRRYSRHLIIPDVGMDGQKRLKNAKVLCVGAGGLGSPALMYLAAAGVGTLGIVEFDEVDESNLQRQIIHSQADIGRSKAESARDSVLGINPYVKVVLHEERLEAENVMDIFSQYDLIVDGTDNFATRYLVNDAAVLLNKPYVWGSIYRFDGQASVFWSEYGPCYRCLYPEPPPPGMVPSCAEGGVLGVLCASIGSIQVTEAIKVLTGTGESLVGRLMIYDALEMQYRQVKIRKDPNCAVCGDNPTVTELIDYEAFCGVVSEEAQAAAAGSTITPKQLKEWIDDGENIEIIDVREPNEYEIVSIPGAKLIPKNEFLLGTALEGLPQDKKIVLHCKTGVRSAEVLAVLKSAGFSDAVHVGGGVIGWVHQIEPSKPVY
- a CDS encoding alpha/beta hydrolase, coding for MARLGRWTALGAVAALLVAGCSSGTSDGGKDDKGGKGSTTGAQPSAGSSATTAALPASLTGQKLDWGRCKATADSAAPGSDWQCATLKAPLDWSKPDGTTIDLALVRAKARGGDGKRIGSLLFNFGGPGGSGVSTLPAFGSTMSSFRDRYDLVSWDPRGVGASEGIRCRANKDIRAAEPIDSTPDTPAEEQAYLQDATDFGKGCEKAAGDLIAHVSTTDTARDMDLMRQVLGDAEMHYFGISYGTELGGVYAHLFPKNVGRLILDAVVDPTADAVGHAENQARGFQRALDDYLKSTGQDPEQGSEKIADLLDRIDADPLPTSDGRKLTQTLAVTGIVLPLYSKEGWPSLTSALKSAQNGDGSELLSLADAYNERDASGNYGTTTHSQRVISCLDDKQRPTPEETKKLLPEFEKISPVFGDFLGWDTAGWCHDWPVTGQYDTPEVSAAGAAPILLVGNTGDPATPYEGARKMADELGKGVGVLLTWKGEGHGAYGSGSDCVDSAVNAYLLNGTVPKDGAVCS